From a region of the Helianthus annuus cultivar XRQ/B chromosome 5, HanXRQr2.0-SUNRISE, whole genome shotgun sequence genome:
- the LOC110943446 gene encoding uncharacterized protein LOC110943446 — protein sequence MTNGQPNHRNHASSSSGSTKAEKRKEYHKRYYVARKENNKVSKFGSGDASQSASSISLMSNRSTERTPLRSLQTNITQFTQTTNENASSVSTIKRKEYNKGCSNTRNDNGIRISNGSQVNQTPIDDVTPTTTFPSVIDVVRHRTSRGIRIHPRTLLPQFAEVIDQPSFQDGSVQDDPYNFVYNGVPGEHRVLKERGACPNCGAKRFQYEFDTFYCMSGKTVLANLEIPEELYRLFTSQDEIGDMFRQNIRAYNTNFSFASMGVTLDDTLNNMRDGVYTFRAHKGIYHRIDQLVLRDGTPRYLQLYFYDPDTELDHRLRWPNLDRRITQILTRVLSTNPYVDTFRRLAELGPLDNYRVTLNTSVELDQRVYNRPTTSEVEGNDNITSYKRSIVVYGRSEYSQTIQPYFSCYDPLSYPLFFPNGESGWHGNIPRHGVSINEVRNNDNIEGEMEEANTRSGRTTVAMREYYCYKFQIRSTDNVLLFGGRLLQQFVVDVYIKIETSRLEFCERNQAKIWAELYQGIVDCVNTGEVHANRVGKIIVLPASFIGGPRNMRRRFLDAMTLVQDDGKPDVFLTMTCNPKWPEICDNLHVGQTATDRPDLVSRVFRAKLEDLKDQLFKKHVLGEVKAYVYVIEFQKRGLPHAHFLLIMYPQHKINNADHYDKVVCAEIPNKLTHPRLHEMVVKHMIHGPCGNLRSSSPCMQGDPKICRFHYPRQFNEQTTQGEDSYPLYRRRDTGIEVDLRGQTLDNRWVVPYNPRLLMMFNYHMNVEVCSSIKSVKYLFKYVYKGHDKQVIQVDQSEPGVVINEIKRFQDARYISPPEAMWRIFSFSLSQIFPAVLALQLHLPNNQMVRFRDDDLMPNIVDRERDKRTMLTAFFEINRNNETARVHLYKDFPKHFTWNGSTRRWSRRFGKKQRGRIVSANPAEGERYYLRLLLSNVRGPTSFEHLCTVNGQQCATFRKAALELGLIEDDEYLSQCLEEASTFQFPNALRRLFATIMIFCQPGDIRKLWNDHFDSLSEDHRLHCQSIERVQNMVLTEISVLVQSMGKNFNEFDLPKITDDVNLQDAGYRELQEEYGIVLEPEHLNAKDLLNPDQKNVFDEIMMHVDNDLPGVFFIDGPGGTGKTFLYIALLTEIRSRGLIALATASSGAAANNMPGGRTAHSRFKIPLNLENNSMCNIKKQSGAAKLIRSAKIIIWDEASMAKRQAIEAVDRTFQDIIGVSLPFGGKIMVMGGDFRQVLPVIKHGTRAQIVDSSVRMSALWSLTKKMRLTINMRALKDPWFSKFLLRVGDGTE from the exons ATGACTAATGGACAACCAAACCATCGTAATCATGCTTCTAGCTCGAGCGGATCTACTAAAGCTGAAAAACGAAAAGAGTATCACAAAAGATACTATGTTGCACGCAAAGAAAATAACAAAGTATCTAAATTTGGGAGTGGTGATGCCTCCCAAAGTGCTTCATCAATATCTTTAATGAGTAATAGGTCAACAGAAAGGACGCCGTTAAGAAGTTTACAAACTAATATTACTCAATTTACACAAACAACAAATGAGAACGCCTCAAGTGTTTCTACTATAAAACGCAAGGAGTACAATAAAGGATGTTCTAATACACGAAACGATAATGGAATACGTATTTCAAATGGCAGTCAAGTCAACCAAACCCCGATAGATGATGTTACGCCGACAACCACATTCCCATCTGTAATTGACGTAGTCAGGCATAGAACATCACGAG GTATTCGAATTCATCCGCGTACTTTATTACCCCAATTTGCTGAAGTAATTGATCAACCTTCCTTCCAAGATGGGAGCGTGCAAGATGATCCTTATAATTTTGTTTACAATGGTGTACCTGGAGAGCATCGTGTTTTAAAGGAACGAGGTGCATGTCCTAATTGTGGAGCAAAACGATTTCAGTATGAATTTGATACCTTTTATTGTATGAGTGGGAAAACTGTGTTAGCAAACTTAGAAATTCCAGAGGAATTGTACCGACTTTTCACGTCTCAAGATGAAATTGGAGATATGTTTAGGCAAAACATCCGTGCTTATAACACCAATTTTTCTTTTGCCTCAATGGGTGTGACATTGGATGATACATTGAACAATATGAGAGACGGCGTATATACTTTTCGTGCACATAAAGGAATATATCACAGAATCGACCAATTAGTTCTGAGGGATGGGACCCCTAGGTACTTGCAGTTGTATTTTTACGATCCTGATACTGAGTTAGATCACAGACTCCGATGGCCAAATCTTGATCGGCGTATTACTCAGATTTTAACACGTGTTCTTTCTACAAACCCATATGTCGATACATTTAGAAGACTTGCGGAACTAGGACCTCTGGACAACTATAGAGTCACTTTGAATACTTCGGTTGAACTTGACCAAAGGGTGTACAACCGACCAACGACATCGGag GTTGAAGGTAATGACAATATCACTTCGTATAAACGAAGTATTGTTGTGTACGGTAGGTCTGAATATAGTCAAACTATTCAGCCGTACTTCAGCTGTTACGATCCATTGTCGTATCCTCTATTTTTTCCTAATGGTGAGTCGGGTTGGCATGGTAACATACCACGTCACGGAGTATCAATCAACGAGGTTCGCAACAATGACAACATCGAAGGAGAAATGGAAG AGGCAAACACACGAAGTGGTAGAACAACCGTGGCTATGCGAGAGTACTACTGTTACAAGTTCCAGATTCGATCTACCGATAATGTGCTTTTGTTCGGTGGTAGGCTGCTACAGCAGTTTGTGGTTGATGTTTACATCAAAATTGAGACGTCACGCTTAGAATTTTGTGAGAGAAACCAGGCTAAGATTTGGGCCGAATTGTACCAAGGTATTGTGGATTGCGTCAATACTGGTGAGGTTCATGCAAACAGAGTCGGGAAAATAATTGTGTTGCCTGCATCTTTCATCGGGGGGCCTCGCAACATGCGACGTCGGTTTCTAGACGCGATGACGTTAGTTCAAGATGACGGCAAGCCTGATGTATTCCTTACAATGACATGCAATCCTAAGTGGCCTGAGATATGTGATAACTTACATGTTGGTCAAACTGCTACAGATCGTCCAGACCTTGTTTCAAGAGTGTTCCGGGCTAAATTAGAAGATCTTAAGGATCAACTCTTCAAGAAACATGTCCTCGGGGAAGTTAAGGCATACGTCTATGTCATTGAATTTCAAAAGCGGGGTTTGCCGCATGCACATTTTCTCCTAATCATGTACCCGCAACACAAGATCAATAACGCGGACCATTATGATAAGGTTGTGTGTGCTGAAATTCCTAACAAACTAACACATCCCAGATTGCATGAGATGGTTGTCAAGCACATGATTCACGGTCCTTGCGGCAATTTACGATCAAGCAGTCCTTGTATGCAGGGTGATCCTAAAATTTGTCGTTTTCACTATCCTAGACAATTTAACGAACAGACGACACAAGGAGAAGATTCGTATCCGTTGTATCGAAGGAGAGACACCGGGATAGAAGTGGACCTACGAGGACAAACACTTGATAATAGATGGGTGGTCCCATATAACCCAAGGCTTTTGATGATGTTTAACTACCACATGAATGTTGAAGTTTGCTCAAGTATAAAATCTGTGAAATATCTTTTCAAATATGTTTATAAAGGACATGACAAACAGGTTATTCAAGTCGATCAAAGTGAGCCAGGGGTTGTTATTAATGAGATAAAAAGATTTCAAGATGCACGCTACATATCGCCCCCAGAAGCTATGTGGCGCATTTTTTCCTTCTctctttctcaaatctttcctGCTGTTCTAGCCTTACAACTTCATCTTCCAAATAATCAGATGGTTAGATTTAGAGATGATGACTTGATGCCTAATATTGTTGATAGGGAAAGGGATAAGAGAACCATGCTAACAGCATTTTTTGAGATAAATAGAAACAATGAAACTGCAAGGGTACATttgtataaagattttccaaaacACTTTACGTGGAATGGAAGCACACGCCGTTGGAGTCGTCGTTTCGGTAAAAAACAAAGAGGTCGTATCGTTTCCGCTAATCCAGCCGAAGGAGAAAGGTACTACTTACGCCTACTTTTGTCAAATGTCAGAGGGCCTACTTCTTTTGAACATCTTTGCACAGTTAATGGTCAACAGTGTGCGACATTTCGGAAAGCAGCTCTTGAGTTAGGCTTAATAGAAGACGATGAATATCTATCACAATGTCTCGAAGAAGCCTCTACGTTTCAGTTTCCCAATGCTCTTAGAAGGTTATTTGCGACCATAATGATTTTTTGCCAACCTGGAGATATTCGAAAGTTATGGAATGACCACTTTGATTCACTGTCTGAAGATCATCGGTTACACTGTCAAAGTATAGAACGAGTTCAAAATATGGTTCTTACCGAAATTAGTGTCTTGGTACAATCCATGGGTAAAAATTTCAATGAGTTCGACCTTCCTAAGATAACAGACGATGTTAACTTACAAGATGCAGGTTATCGTGAGTTACAAGAAGAGTATGGGATTGTTTTGGAACCTGAACACTTGAATGCCAAAGATTTACTTAATCCGGACCAAAAAAACGTGTTTGATGAGATCATGATGCATGTTGATAATGATCTTCCAGGCGTGTTCTTTATTGATGGTCCAGGTGGAACTGGAAAAACATTTTTGTACATTGCCTTGCTTACTGAAATTCGGTCACGTGGTCTTATTGCTCTCGCAACAGCTTCATCAGGTGCAGCGGCTAATAATATGCCAGGAGGTAGAACGGCTCACTCGAGATTCAAGATTCCTCTTAATCTTGAAAATAATTCAATGTGCAATATCAAAAAACAGAGTGGGGCCGCTAAACTGATTCGGTCTGCCAAAATAATCATATGGGATGAAGCGTCGATGGCTAAACGACAGGCGATAGAGGCAGTCGATCGTACATTCCAAGACATTATAGGTGTTAGTCTCCCATTTGGTGGAAAAATAATGGTTATGGGAGGTGACTTCAGACAAGTGTTGCCGGTTATTAAACATGGCACTCGAGCACAGATTGTAGACTCTAGCGTACGAATGTCAGCTCTTTGGTCTTTGACTAAGAAGATGCGGTTGACCATAAATATGAGAGCGCTAAAAGATCCATGGTTTTCTAAATTTCTTTTAAGAGTCGGCGATGGAACTGAATAA
- the LOC110943447 gene encoding putative F-box only protein 15, whose product MADLHVHTIVFEILTRVLAKDVGRSKSICKQWYALLSTQDFVRIHCSRSLVSSNQRVLLIDDLTCSVHPIIFQSSDYGPSSIVTFPFHHQNNDVSILSHLNGLLCVCLNHTYELLLWNPTTTAFKHLSTPDSHGFYINNLDAIGLYVDADDDYKVLHIKRRSGVLGVYVYSREVDSWRNIPFITRQEYLSPHFNWSAGTFCGGTLYFTVCECWIGGTNVVICFDVNSEQFKEISFPPVPSTGMVQGVLVNVKNELHMFASTGMFEMTIDLWTLQGDYWIKVLSCPLIPPISLSLWCDITHYVTNGNWFVMTKLGKLFTIEMDMKPFECFYPVTWFRGFKGAVFVETIVSPSI is encoded by the coding sequence ATGGCTGACCTTCATGTTCATACAATCGTGTTTGAGATATTAACGAGGGTGCTAGCGAAGGATGTAGGTCGTTCTAAGAGTATATGTAAGCAATGGTACGCGTTACTGTCAACACAAGATTTCGTAAGGATACATTGTTCTCGCTCATTAGTTTCATCTAACCAGAGAGTTCTACTAATTGACGACCTAACATGCTCTGTTCATCCGATCATCTTTCAATCCAGTGACTATGGGCCAAGCTCCATAGTTACATTTCCATTCCATCACCAAAATAATGATGTCTCAATACTTTCACATTTGAACGGATTGTTGTGTGTTTGCTTGAATCATACATACGAGCTGcttctttggaatccaacaacTACTGCTTTCAAGCATTTGTCAACCCCTGATTCTCATGGATTCTATATAAATAACCTTGATGCCATTGGTTTGTACGTTGACGCTGACGATGATTACAAGGTCTTGCATATAAAGCGTAGGAGTGGTGTACTTGGTGTCTATGTTTATTCTAGGGAAGTAGACTCTTGGAGAAATATTCCTTTCATAACAAGACAAGAGTACCTAAGCCCTCATTTCAATTGGTCAGCTGGCACATTTTGTGGTGGTACTCTATATTTCACTGTTTGCGAATGTTGGATTGGAGGTACGAATGTGGTGATTTGTTTTGATGTTAATTCGGAGCAGTTCAAGGAGATAAGCTTTCCACCCGTTCCTTCTACAGGAATGGTTCAAGGTGTTTTAGTGAATGTAAAAAATGAGCTTCACATGTTTGCTAGCACTGGCATGTTTGAGATGACAATTGACCTATGGACGCTACAAGGGGATTACTGGATTAAGGTCTTATCATGTCCTCTGATCCCCCCGATATCATTGTCATTGTGGTGCGATATAACACATTATGTGACAAATGGTAATTGGTTTGTGATGACTAAATTAGGGAAGTTGTTTACAATTGAAATGGATATGAAGCCCTTCGAATGTTTTTATCCCGTTACTTGGTTTCGAGGTTTTAAGGGTGCGGTGTTTGTGGAGACCATTGTTTCACCAAGTATTTAG